Part of the Cryptosporangium arvum DSM 44712 genome, TCGCCGCCGGAGCACGTCGCGCACGCCGGTGGGGACGCTGGTGGCCGCGGCGTCCGGCCCTTCGGCGGCGATCAGCCGCGCCGTCTCGCAGACGAACAGCGGGTTGCCGCCGGTGCGTGCGGTGACCAGCTGGACCAGCGCCGTGTCGGTGGGCGCGCCCTGGCGTCGAAGGAGTTCGGCGACGTCGTCGGCCGACAGTCCGGCCAGGTCGACGCGGTCGGCGGCGGAACCGGCGAGCGCGGCCCAGCAGGCGCTCAGGTCGTCGGTGACCTCGGCCGGCCGGTAGGTCGCGACCACCAGGACCGGCCGTCCGACCAGTTCGGACGCGACGTGCCGGAGCAGCTGCAGCGTCTCGCCGTCGGCGCGGTGGACGTCGTCCAGGACGACGAGCAGCGGGCCGGCGGTGGTGAGCGTGGTGAGCAGTTCGGCGACGGCCCGGCCGAGCCAGAACGGGGGGACGTCCCGGGCCGGTGCGGCCGCCGCTTCCTGGTGCAGGAGCGGGCCGAGACGGGCGGTCAGGGCGTCGTCGACGCGGTCGATCGTGGCGTGCACGACCTCGCTCCAGGCCCAGGCCGGGGGCGCTCCGTCCACTTCGGGGCAGCGTCCGCGCAGCACCTGCCAGCCGCGTTCGGCGAGCCGGTCGGCCACCGCGCCCGCGAGCGTCGACTTCCCGGCTCCCGGATCGCCGCCCACCCAGGTGACCCGGAACTCCCCACCGGCCGCCCGTTCGGCCGCTGCGGAGAGCCGCGCCAACTCCGCTCGCCGCCCCACGATCACCCCGGAGCTCGGTGCCGGGGCGGCAACGGCGCTCTCGGAGGGTGCGGCGGCCGGGCGCTCCACGATCAGTTCGAGGGTGGGGGACTGGGCCAGCACGTTGGACTCGAGGGCGCGGAGGGCGGGGCCGGGGTCGACGCCGAGGTCGTCGGCCAGCCGGGTCCTGGCGTCCCGGAGGACGCTCAGTGCGTCCGCCTGACGTCCGGTGCGGTAGAGCGCGAGCGCCAGCAACGCGACCGCGTCCTCGCGCAGCGGATGTGCCCGCACGTGCCGATCGAGGTCGGCGGCGACCTCGGCGTCGCGCCCGGTGGCCAGCATCGCCCCGGCCCGCCGCTCGACCGCGACCCGCCGCAGCTCCTCGAGCCGCTCGGCCTCCGGGACGGCCCACGCCTCGTCCGCGAACTCGGCGTACGCCGGCCCGCTCCACTGCGCCAGCGCCTGATCGAGCAGGTCCGCGGCCTCCGCCGCCGGTGCGCCCGCCGCCCGCTCCAGCAGCCGCTCGAACCGCCACGCGTCGATGGCGTCGTCGTCGAGCCGCAGCGCGTACCCGGGTGCGGCGCTCACCAGCACCCGCGCGGGAGTCCGCGGCGCGCGCCCTGGCTCCAGGGCCCGCCGGAGGTGCGAGACGTACACCTGGAGAGCGGCGAGCGCCTTCGGTGGTGGCTCGCCCTGCCACAGGTCATCGACGAACCGTTCCGTCGACACCACGTGCCCGCGGGCACCGACCAGCCGCGCCAGCACGGCTCGCTGCCTCGGCCCGCCGAGTTCCACCGGCTGATCGGCGACCTCGGCCCGTAGCGTCCCGAGGACGCTCACCCGCACCATGGCCTGGAAGCCTACGGGCGGTTTCCGCACGTCGTCGCCCTCTGTCCGGTGCCGGACTGGGTGCGGCGGGCACATCACCCCGAACGGGGTCTAGTACCCGCGCCGGGACTGTTGAAACACTGACCGGGACTCGTTCCAGTCCGGTGACCGCGTGAGGAGCTGTCGTGCCCTACGTTTCGTCCACGGTCCGCCGGCGGCAGATCGTACTGGCCGCCCGGGTGGTGGTGGACCGCGAGGGTCTCGCACACGCGTCCCTGCGTGCCGTCGCCGACGAGGCCGGTATCGCGCTCGGCACGCTCCAACACGTCTTCAAGACCCGGGAGGCGTTGTTCGGCGCCGTCGTCGAGGATCTGCTGTTCGGGCAGAGCGTCGCCCCGGTTCCGCTCGGCGGCCTGAACCAGCGCTTCGGTGATTGGCTGGGCGAGACGCTGCAGGCGGTCTGGCAACACGTGGTACGCCAGAGCGCGGAGTCGCACCTCGGCCGGCTCGAGGTGACGCTGTACGCGGTACGCACCGGGCTGACCCACGAGCTGGCGCGCTGGCAGGACGAGCGGATCCGGCTCTGGGCCGGGAAGACCGCGGCGCTCGCCGGCTGGAGCTTCCTGATCCCGGTCGATCAGGTGGCGCGCCTGGTGATGGCGATGATCGACGGCCTGCTGATCCAGTTCCTGGCCGATCCCAACCCCGAGCGGGTGAGCACCGACCTGCGCAGCGCCGCCCGCGCGATCGCCTACGTCGCCGAAGCCCCGGCCTGAACCTAGCTGGGGCGGATCACCGCGGGGGCCGGGGTGGCGCGGCCGAAGAGCGTCGCGGAGAGGTCGCTCAACGTGCGGGCGCCCCGCTCCAGCGAGTCCTGGCCCGGCGGCATCGAGTACATCTCGGCGATGACGTAGCGCTCGTCGTCGCCGGCGAACCCGACCGAGCTGGTCAGCCAGTGCTCCCGGCCGTCGTCCT contains:
- a CDS encoding TetR/AcrR family transcriptional regulator, producing the protein MPYVSSTVRRRQIVLAARVVVDREGLAHASLRAVADEAGIALGTLQHVFKTREALFGAVVEDLLFGQSVAPVPLGGLNQRFGDWLGETLQAVWQHVVRQSAESHLGRLEVTLYAVRTGLTHELARWQDERIRLWAGKTAALAGWSFLIPVDQVARLVMAMIDGLLIQFLADPNPERVSTDLRSAARAIAYVAEAPA